In the Candidatus Bathyarchaeia archaeon genome, CCAAATGCAAAACTAACTGTACACATTTTGAAAATATTCTTCCTTCAAATTTTACTCTCTTGACGGGGGCTTATTTTTTGAGGTTTTCTTTTAGGGGTTTCCAGTAGTATTCGTTCCAGCCGTCCGTCAACTCTTCCTCCTGCTCTTTGGGCACATTGCTATGTACCAAAGTGACCTCTGTGCCTGCCGTGACCTCTTTGAACGTTAGCTCAAGCCGCGATGGTGGATACCCTTCTGCCCAGTCGATTGTTTGCCACTCCTGCACCAGCCGCTTCCCCGCCTCCAATTCGAGGAATTTCCCGTAGATGTAGCCGTCCCACGCTGTGAATTTGCCGCCGACTTTGGGTTTGCCGGTGGCTTTGCTTTCGGTGAGTTGGCTGTGTTTTTCGGGATCCGTGAAGGCTTCGTAGACTTCTGTGGGGGATGCTGGGAGAGTGACTTTCTGGGTTATGGTGGTTAGGTTTAGGTTTTTCATGTGGGCAACCGCCTTAAATCACGTTTCGTTGATGGTGCTTTTAACTTTGGCGGTCAAACGGTGCTTTCAATTGGGTTCTTATGTGAGGTCAAGATATTGTACCGTGGAGCCGAAAGATGGTTGCTCGCAAGTTCACAGTGCTTTTAGAACCCGCGGAGGAAGGCGGCTACGTGGTCAAATGCGTAGAGTTTCCTGTGGCTTCTGAGGGCGAAACCAAAGCGGAAGCGTTACAAAACATCAAGGAATCCATCGAGGGCTACTTGGAAGTCAAAGCTGAGCTTTAGGGTGCAAACGTAAGGTTGAGCGGACCAAAGTAGTTGCCAAAGCTCCATCTGTTCTACTGTCTTCATAGCATCTTAGACTACTGAGGTTGGCGTCGTTTTTTCATAAGTTCCTTAGCCCTTTCTGTGTACGGATTCGGGAGCGCCTCGTTTTCAAGTTTGTTGCCTTCCGAAAAAAACTCCTCTACCCCGCGCCCTCTTGCTTTACCCTCTTTAGTGTGCATGTCCAAGGCGAAGTCGGGAATTTCCAGCCGTTTGCCCTCCGCTCTTTCGGTGTAGACCACGTTTTGCAGGTCGTCGACGATTCGGGTTTTGGGGCTGCGGCAAAGACACACGACGGCGTTGACCATGAACAGCTTGTAGGCGTCGTCGTTTAGCCTGCTTTTGGAGGCTTGGTATTCCTTAAACAGGGTCTCCACAAGGATGGGTGCCATGGGGTTAGCGCAGCCGATGTCTTCGGAAGCGATTATCTTAAGCCTGTTCCACAGTGCGGTTGGGTTGAATTCTTCCAATTCGACAGCAAAATGTGCCGCTTCATACTCCATGCCTCGGCGTATGCATTTCTGCAAGGCACTTAGCAACTCGTAAAGGTCGTAGCCGTTTGGCGTGTTTACCATGGATGTTCCCTTTTTCTTCCATTGTGGCTGCGGGGTTAATAGCGTTTGTCCACTTTTTAGAAAATAAAGCCCGTTCGCTATTTTTTTTGCGTAGTTAAACGGTCAGTGAATAAAAACATATATAGAGTAGGTGAATAGTTGGCTGGGGAACTTCTAATGAAAGTGGGGCTCTATGGATTTGGCAGAGCAGGAAAAGCCGTAGCGACGGTGTTACTGCAAAACCAAGAAGCACATCTTTGCTGGGTTATCCGCAAATCAAACGTTCTACAACACCGGTCTGTTCCAGAATTTTTAGGCATAAAAAGCGGGGATGAACAAGGCTTGATCTTCCCTAAAGATGAACTGACCCCCCAGCAACTTTTCGACAAATATCCTGTAGATGTAATTATCGATTTTTCTTCACCTCAAGCCATACTATCCTACGGTGAAGAAGCAGCCAAACGAGGAATAGCCTTGGTAACTGCAATACCCGCGTACCCTGATGAAACCGTTGCTTTTCTAAAAAAAATATCACGCCAAACAAAAGTGCTCTGGTCACCCAACATCACGATTGGCATCAATTTCTTGATGTTGACCGCTAAAATCCTCAAAACCATTGCTCCCTACACCGACATCGAGATCATTGAAGAACATTTCAAAAACAAAAAAGAGGTCTCGGGCACAGCCAGAAAAATATCTGAGATGTTATGTTTGCGAGACATCGATATTAAATCAGTTCGTGCAGGGGGTATTGTTGGTCGTCACGAAATCATCTTCGGGTTTCCCTTTCAGACAGTCCGCTTAATTCACGAATCGATAACACGAGAAGCCTTTGGCAATGGCGCCTTATTTGCAGCTAAGAGCATTATCGAGAAAAAAAACGGCTTCTACTCTATGGAGGACATATTAATACCCTATTTCAACCTGAAATAACCTCTCAACCTCCACCAAACACGGGCGCCTTCATCTATCTTTGTTGTTGCTTTAGGTTCCAACTTAACTTTAAATGCGGTGCCTAAACTTCTGTCTTGGTTATTTTGCGCCATTTAAACACCATCCACGATAAGGAGGTGAAAAAATGAAAAGAA is a window encoding:
- a CDS encoding 4-hydroxy-tetrahydrodipicolinate reductase → MKVGLYGFGRAGKAVATVLLQNQEAHLCWVIRKSNVLQHRSVPEFLGIKSGDEQGLIFPKDELTPQQLFDKYPVDVIIDFSSPQAILSYGEEAAKRGIALVTAIPAYPDETVAFLKKISRQTKVLWSPNITIGINFLMLTAKILKTIAPYTDIEIIEEHFKNKKEVSGTARKISEMLCLRDIDIKSVRAGGIVGRHEIIFGFPFQTVRLIHESITREAFGNGALFAAKSIIEKKNGFYSMEDILIPYFNLK
- a CDS encoding type II toxin-antitoxin system HicB family antitoxin, which produces MVARKFTVLLEPAEEGGYVVKCVEFPVASEGETKAEALQNIKESIEGYLEVKAEL
- a CDS encoding SRPBCC domain-containing protein, which encodes MKNLNLTTITQKVTLPASPTEVYEAFTDPEKHSQLTESKATGKPKVGGKFTAWDGYIYGKFLELEAGKRLVQEWQTIDWAEGYPPSRLELTFKEVTAGTEVTLVHSNVPKEQEEELTDGWNEYYWKPLKENLKK